The genomic segment AAAAAATATATGATAAAAGTAAAATTTTTCTTTGCCATAAGGTCCTCCCATAGTGTCTATATATAATATTTTAATAGTCTTATTTAACTAGGAACAGGTCGTAAGTAGTAAAATTATTAGAAGATTAACGAGATTTTCTTTATTCAGAGAACCTCTTTATAATTAGTGGCATTAATATCATAATATGAAATAATTAAAATTTTAATACAAAATAATAATATATTTTGTATTATTATTAATCTAATTATATTAAAAAAAATAAATCCTGTGATATAATTAGATTAATCATAAGTACAATCAAAGTATAAGTAAGAATAAAAAAACACAATATAATAATGCTATAGTGAAAAAGATGTTAGGAACATAAAAATAAATAACGATACAAAGGTATTTCGGACATTTTTAAGATTTGGTTTGGGTATACTAATTCTGAAATGTGTATATAAATTTAGAAATTTTACAACAATGACAGTTATACAAAAAAAATTTAAATCCAACAGATTTAAGTTTGAAATATTATTGACTAGTAAAATAATAAGGTATACAATTAAGCTATAAATATACCCTGGTGGGGTATAATAATTGGAGGTAATAATATGATTAAAGAAGTTAATGATAAAAATTTTAATGAGGAAATTGGAAATTCAGATAATATAGTTGTAGTTGATTTTTGGGCGCCTTGGTGTGGACCTTGTAAAATGTTGACTCCAGTAATTGAAGAATTAGCAAAGGAAATGGGAACAAAAGTTAAATTTGCAAAAGTAAATGTAGATGAGAGTCCTATGATATCATCAAAGTATAAAATTTCAAGTATTCCAACAGTTATGGTATTTAGCAAAGAAGCAGTTAAAGAAACTATGGTAGGATTCAGACCTAAAGCAGACTTAAAGAAAATAATAGAAAATCATATATAAAATATTACAGCACTAAAAATGATGATTGATATGGTAATAAAGTTAAATAAAGTAATGTAAGTATTAAATAGAAATGTTTGGAGATAGATATTTTAAATTTTTATAATTTAAATAAATATCTCCATTTTCTAAGTGAAGAATTTTTATTTATCATAGGGACAAATAAGTAGAATGGCAGATACTAGGATAAAAACATAAGGAGGAGAAATTATGGGTGAGAGATATGATATAGCTATAATTGGAACAGGCCCAGCAGGCCTTGAAGCAGCTATTAGTGCTAAAATTAGAAATAAAAACATAATAATTTTTGGAAGCAAAGAATTAAGTCCAAAGCTAGTAAAAGCAGCAAAGGTAAACAATTTTTTAGGGTTCTATAACGTTTCAGGAAAGGACCTTAAGAATGAATTTGCAGCACATGTTGCTGCCATGGGGATAGGTATTGTAAATGAGAGAATAAATAATGTTTATGCCATGGGGGATTATTTTGCTTTGATGGTAAATGAAAAAATATATGAGGCTAAAGCAATAATTTTAGCTACGGGGATAGAATACACGAAAGCATTAAAAGGAGAAGAAGAGTTTTTAGGAAAAGGAGTAGGGTACTGTGCTACTTGCGATGCTCCATTATATAAAGGAAAAACAGTTGTTATAGTCGGATATAATAAAGAAAGTGAAGAAGAAACTAATTATGTAAGTGAATTGAGTGGAAAAACATATTATATCCCTATGTACAAAGGGGAATACGATTTAAATTCTAACGTGGAGATAATAAAAAATAAGCCTTTAGAAATAGTTGGTGAGGATGTGGTAACTAAGGTTATTTTAGAGAAGGGCGAGATAACTACAGATGGAATTTTCATGCTAAGAGATAGTGTGTCTCCTAGTCAATTGGTGCCAGGTCTTGAAATCGAAGAGGGACATATAAAAGTTGATAGAAGTATGAAAACCAATATAGAAGGATGTTTTGCAGCAGGCGACTGCATAGGTAAGCCATATCAGTATATTAAGGCTGCAGGTGAAGGATTAGTAGCAGCATTAAGTGCAGTTACCTATTTAGATAAAGAACATAAAAATAAATAAGATAGATGCTGACTATTTATTTTTATGTTATTAACAATAAAATTAGGTAGCTAACTGTAGTTAGAACTAGCTGTAGCTAGAATTAACTAAAGTGAGCTACCTGGCTGTAGCTTATAACTACAGTTTTTTTTTATTTAACTACAAAGAAAACATGATTTCCTATAGTTTTTACATTTGTTTTTTTTATACCTATCATCCACTGAGAAGTAGATATTTCAGGGTTATAAAAGAAAACAGCATTATATGTAGGATCTTTACCTTTTAATGCATCTAATACAGCAGTGTAACAAGCAGAATCGGGAATAACATTCGCTTTGCCATTGTGAATTATTTTCCCATCTTTAACACAAGAAAAAGCGTTTTTTTGATTTATAACACCAGAAATAGATTTTGGGAAATGACCATCACGAGCACGATTTAGTATAACGGATGCTACTGCGAGTTTGCCGATATCAGGTTCACCACAACTCTCGGCGTATACAACTTGCGACATTAAATAAATGTCGTTATCAGTAATGTAAATTGAGCTATTTGACTGTTTAAATACTGCTACTGCTTCTAGTTTATCGTTATATAAATCTTTAATTTCTGAATCAAATGAGTATAAATTTTTACCATTTACTCTTAAACTAGGCAATACTAATAATAATGTTAGCATACAAGATAAAAAAGCAAATTTTTTCATAGTATCTCTCCTTTTGCCTACGGAGTTAGCTGACGGGTTCGGGAAAGGTTTAACCTACACAATAAGTGATTCACCCCAAATGCTTGGTTCCTCCGTATTTTTTACTTCGGCTAATAATAGTGTGACCAAGAGTACGAAAATAATACGCTGAATTTTTATATTATAACGAAAAACAATGAAGTTATAAAATATATGCGTATTTATTTATTATTCTTTAGCTGAGTATAGACTTTAATAAAATCATTATAAGAACGTTCCACTTGTGTAAATAGCACATTAGAAGAATTGTATAGAGCATCTAATGCGGCGGTGTCTACAGCCGTACTTAAAGTTTGAACTTTCTCACTTGTTAGCGCAAGTTTAAAATCCCTTAAATAGCTTTCCTGGTTATCTAATAAAAGTTTGAAGGATTCATAAGTAGTAATAGCCGCAGGAGGCACAGATAAACCTTTAAATGTAGTTTGCATTTCGCTTAATTTTGTAAAATCACTATCTACTAGCGACAAAAGGTCATCATAGGATATCTCTTTTTTTCTCGCTTTTATTACATTTGAGTAAAAATCAGTTTTAGCATCTAAAAAATCCACGGATAAGCTATCAGTTTTATTGATAAATTCCTGAGTTTGTTCCGATTTAATATCTGTTTCTTTTCTTATCATTACGGCGCTATAACTGTAATTAAGTACATTATCAATGAAGACTAAAGATGTTCTTGGCAGTGTTATTTCAATATTACGAATATCTACTAAGGAGTAAAAATTCATGCAATCATTTCTAAAGGTTTTAAGATCCTCCACGGATTTTTCTACATCTCGACCAGAAGGATTATTTAAAATTGCTAGTGTTTGTCTGTATATTAATAGGTTTTTGTCTAAGCCTGATTTTAAATTTTCATGATCTTTTTTATATTTCGCGGTAGGTTCTGAATTTGATAAATTATCGCGGAGCTTAGCTAAATCTTTAATAATACTAGGCAATTGTTCTTTGGCATAACCAACATCTATTGTTTGGCCACTATTAAACCGTCCTGTATTGTTATTAACCGTATTAATAATATTAATATTAGTTATTAAGGCAGTTTTATAGGAATCATATACCTTATTTATAGATTTGTAATAGATAGTTAAGGAAATACCTATGGAGATCATGATAATAGATAGAAAAAGTATGATTTTAAATGTTTTTCTTTTGTTATTAGTATCTATAATATCTACATTTTCTTTTTGCTCGTTCAAAAAAACTCACTCCCTTATTATTTGTCTTGTATTCATATATTAATTTAATACATATATTATTCTAGTTTAGTTACAGAATTATACTCTTAGAATGTAAAAGTGGTATATGTTGAATAAAATTACTTTGAAATGTGTGCTTAATTGTTATAATAAAATTAAATTATAATATATACTAATAAAGCAAATCATGGTGTATAATTGTAAATAGGAGTTTTAGTAGAGGGGTGTGGGCTTTATGGAAGTATTTAAATTAATGATAAGCACAATCAAAAATATAAGCATATTTTCAATTTTGGATATATTAGTGGTGGCGTTTATATTCTATAAAAGTTACATGCTAATGAAAGAAACAAGAGCTATACAGTTATTAAAAGGAATGATTTTTATTTTTGTGCTTATTCCGATAAGCCAATTGCTTAATTTAACAGTATTAAATTGGGTTTTAAATAAGACAATAACAATTGGTGTTTTGACTATTGTTATCATCTTTCAACCAGAAATAAGAAGGGCGTTAGAGCACATCGGAAGGACCGCTTTTGCTGATAAACACGTATTTGAAGATGAACAAATAATGGAGAAGGTTATAACTGAAATTGTCAATGCCGTTGAAATTTTATCAAAAAGTAAAACAGGGGCACTAATAGTAATAGAACAAAGGACAGGTATTGCAGAAATTATTAAAACAGGAACCGCATTGGATGCTGTAATATCTACAGCTTTACTAGAAAATATATTTGTAGTTAATACCCCCCTTCATGATGGGGCTACAATAATTAGAAATGATAGAATAATCGCGGCAGGATGTTTTCTGCCTTTAACAAATAATGATGTAATAAGTAAGAAACTAGGGACGCGGCATAGAGCGGCAATAGGAATAACAGAAACTTCAGATGCTCTAACAATAATAGTATCAGAAGAAACAGGAACTATATCTATAGCAATGAATGGAAGATTGCTAAGGAACTATGACAAGGATAAGCTTAAAAAAATACTTCTTCAAATAATAAAAAGAAGACAAACTAAAAAAATAACCTTAAAGGAGAGAGTAAAGGCATGGATAAAAACGGAAAACAAGAATTTATAATTAAAATTTGCTGCGTAATAGCTGCCTTTGCTTTATGGCTTTTTATATCAAGCACAGAAAATCCACTTACTGCTTATAAGCTTCAAAACATACCTGTACAGCTTTTAAATACAAATGTATTAACCCAGTCAAATCTCGTTTTAGTACCAGGGCAAGATTTAACAACATCCATAAATATCAAAGGGGCTAGTACTAGTATAATTTTGGGTAAGAAAGCAGAAGATTTCACATTAGTTGCAGATTTAAGTGCATATGCTCTTAAAACTGGAGAACAAATGATTCCTATTGAAATAAGAAAAAGCCCTAATAATATAACAGTGGTAAATAGTAATGGTCTTTTTATAAAGGTAAACTTAGATAAACGGATTGAATCTAATCTACCTATAAATGTAATTACAAGTGGAAAACCCAAAGAAGGCTTCTATGCATCTGAACCAGAAATATCCCAAAGTAATGCTAAAGTAGTAGGTGGGTCAAAGTTTGTAAATGTAGTGAAAAAAATATTAGTAGAAGTTAATATACAAGACGTGGAATCAAATATTGCAAAAACATACACGCTTAAACCAGTAGATGAAGAAGGTAAGGAAGTAAAAGGAGTGGTTGTAAACCCAGTTCAGATAGATGTTAAGATTCCTATAAGGAAGACTAAGTCTGTAGGAGTAACGGTGAAAACCATAGGAGTTTTGAATCCTAATTTTACGCTAAAGAGCATAAAAGTGCAACCAGAACGGTTTGATGTAACAGGAAGTGTAGATGCACTTAAACAAGTGGGAAATTTAAACACGGAAGCTATTGACCTAAGTAAAATAAACAAAAGTACTACGATGAATGTTAAAGTATTAATTCCAGGTGGATTAAGTTTAGTTAGTGGTACTGCTTTAGTAAAGGCTGAGATTAATTTAGATGAGGTAGTGAAAAAGAATATAGATGAGGTAGTGCAAAAAAAAATAAGTCAAGACATCAAATATATTAATTTAGATGAAAAATATCAAGTGAAACTCGAAAAAAATAATGACTCACTACTGGTTTCAGGTACGCAGGCAGTTATGGATTCTTTGGATTTGACAAAAATTAGCGCCGTAGTAGATTTAGCTAATTTAGTAGAAGGAGAACACTCTGTGAAAGTAGTGGCAAGTATGCCAGAAGGAGTAAATTTAATATCACAAGACCAAGATAAAATATTAGTAACTATTACGAAGAAACAAACGGAGGTAATGACAGGAAATGACAATAAGAGTGAATAACATAGTCCTAGATATAGACGATACTATAGATACTATAAAAACAAAGGCAGCAAAAATAATGAGAGTTGATGAGAACGAAATAAAAGATTTTAGAATAGCTAAAGAATCCATAGATGCTAGGAAAAAAAATAACATTAAATTTAATTATGCTGCTTGTATTAAAATGGATGATGAATTAAAAATTGTAGAGAGGGCAAATCATAAAGATGTTAAACTTGAAGAAGTTAAGTATAATGCTGAGTTTGAATTTGGAACGAGTGAGATGCAGCATAGACCTATAATCGTAGGAATGGGTCCAGCAGGTATGTTTGCTGGGCTTCTTATGGCGCAAAAGGGATACAAGCCTCTAATTATTGAAAGAGGAGAACAGGTAGAGCTTAGAACAAAAAGCATAAACAAATTTTGGACTAGGGCGGTGCTCAATACAGAATCAAATGTGCAATTTGGTGAAGGTGGAGCGGGAACCTTTTCAGATGGAAAGCTAACTACAAGAATAAAGGACACTAGATGTGACTACATATTAGAGGAATTTGTGAAAGCTGGTGCACCTGAGGAAATATTGTATATTGGCAAGCCTCACATAGGTACAGATGTGTTAAAAGAAGTTGTGAAAAATATAAGAGAAAGTATTATTAAACTAGGTGGAGAAGTAAGATTTAATAGTAAGCTTTCCGATATAAAAATTAAAGATAAAAAGGTGAAAAGCATAATAGTAAATGGGGAAGAGTTGCCTTGTGATAGCTTAATTTTAGCTCCAGGACATAGTTCCAGGGATACATATGAAATGTTATATAAAAAAGGCGTATTTATGTCTAGTAAGCCATTTGCAATGGGGGTTCGAATAGAGCATCCTCAGGATATGATCAATGAAAATCAATATGGAAAATATGCTAACCACCCAAGGTTAAAAGGTGCTGATTACAAGCTTACTTATACAAGTGGAAAATCTGGAAGAGCAGTATATAGTTTTTGTATGTGCCCAGGCGGACAAGTAGTCTCGGCAGCTTCAGAGCAGGGATGCCTTGCAATAAATGGTATGAGTGAATATAAGAGAGATAAGGCTAATGCAAACTCAGCTGTAGTGGTATCTGTAGGACCTAAAGACTTTGGAACAGACGACCCACTTGCTGGTATTGAGTTTCAGAGGCATTATGAAGCACTAGCTTATAAAATTGGAGGATCAAACTATAATGCACCCGTGCAATTAGTTGGAGATTTCCTTAAAGGAATAGACAGTAACAAAATAGGGAGTATAAAACCAAGCTATACACCGGGATATAAATTTGCTGATCTTACTGGGTGTTTGCCTAGTTATGTAACAGATGCTATAAAAGAGGCTTTACCTAAATTTGATTATAAAATAAAGGGTTTTGCAAGAGAAGACGCAGTTATGACTGGTATTGAAACAAGAACATCGGCGCCAGTAAGAATTGATAGAAATGAGGAATTACAAAGTATATCTCTAGAAGGATTATACCCAGCAGGAGAAGGAGCGGGATATGCGGGTGGAATAATTTCTGCGGCAGTTGATGGATTAAAAACAGCGGAAAGTATAATGAAGAAATGGAAACCTGAATAAGAGCTCATCCTTAGTAAGTGGCTTAGAGCGTGGTTTGTTTTCTAGCTTTATAAAATAATCTATATAGGCAGCTCCAAAAAAATTGACTAGCATACCAGCTAGTTATTTTTTTGTAACACCTGCCTTAAATCATCTCCTGGGTCGCTGAACAGCTATGAAGAAGATGAATTAACGACTTCAGAAGGAGATTTATACTCCCACTGAAGTTTTCTATTTGTTAGGGCATATAATTCCAACTTATAGAAGTAGGAGACTTTCATTCTGAAATATCGTTAAAAATACTGGAATAATTAATTTCTATGTTGAATATTTCAATTAATGATAATATAATGAATACAATGGAAGAAGGTGGTAAAACATGGCATGCAAAATATTAAGTAAATGTCCAGTTTGTAGCTCTAGATTAAAAGCAACTAGATTGAAATGTGATGGATGTAATACTGTGGTAGAAAACCAATTTGAATTATCTAGATTTGATTATTTAAATAGTGAACAGTTAAATTTTGTTGAAGTATTCTTAAAAGCTAGAGGAAACATTAAGGATATGGAAAAAGAGCTTGGCATAGAATATCAGGCAGTTACAGCAAAGCTAGATGAGGTTATTGAAGCACTTGGGTATACTTTTTTAAAGCAAAAACCAGCCACTGATAAAAAGGATGTATTAGATATGTTAGACAAAGGTGAAATTACTGCTGATGAAGCATTAATAATGCTAACAACATTTCAGAAAAAGGAGGGGAAATAATGAATGAAGAAATCTCAAGAATATTAAGAATGGTTGAAGAAGGTAAAATTAATTCAGAAGAAGCTATGCAGCTTATAGACGCTTTAAATGGAGAAAGTAAAGAATTTATTATTTTGGATAAAGTAGCAGCAAATAATAGCC from the Clostridium sp. CM027 genome contains:
- a CDS encoding DUF2089 domain-containing protein, whose protein sequence is MACKILSKCPVCSSRLKATRLKCDGCNTVVENQFELSRFDYLNSEQLNFVEVFLKARGNIKDMEKELGIEYQAVTAKLDEVIEALGYTFLKQKPATDKKDVLDMLDKGEITADEALIMLTTFQKKEGK
- a CDS encoding YbbR-like domain-containing protein gives rise to the protein MDKNGKQEFIIKICCVIAAFALWLFISSTENPLTAYKLQNIPVQLLNTNVLTQSNLVLVPGQDLTTSINIKGASTSIILGKKAEDFTLVADLSAYALKTGEQMIPIEIRKSPNNITVVNSNGLFIKVNLDKRIESNLPINVITSGKPKEGFYASEPEISQSNAKVVGGSKFVNVVKKILVEVNIQDVESNIAKTYTLKPVDEEGKEVKGVVVNPVQIDVKIPIRKTKSVGVTVKTIGVLNPNFTLKSIKVQPERFDVTGSVDALKQVGNLNTEAIDLSKINKSTTMNVKVLIPGGLSLVSGTALVKAEINLDEVVKKNIDEVVQKKISQDIKYINLDEKYQVKLEKNNDSLLVSGTQAVMDSLDLTKISAVVDLANLVEGEHSVKVVASMPEGVNLISQDQDKILVTITKKQTEVMTGNDNKSE
- a CDS encoding NAD(P)/FAD-dependent oxidoreductase produces the protein MTIRVNNIVLDIDDTIDTIKTKAAKIMRVDENEIKDFRIAKESIDARKKNNIKFNYAACIKMDDELKIVERANHKDVKLEEVKYNAEFEFGTSEMQHRPIIVGMGPAGMFAGLLMAQKGYKPLIIERGEQVELRTKSINKFWTRAVLNTESNVQFGEGGAGTFSDGKLTTRIKDTRCDYILEEFVKAGAPEEILYIGKPHIGTDVLKEVVKNIRESIIKLGGEVRFNSKLSDIKIKDKKVKSIIVNGEELPCDSLILAPGHSSRDTYEMLYKKGVFMSSKPFAMGVRIEHPQDMINENQYGKYANHPRLKGADYKLTYTSGKSGRAVYSFCMCPGGQVVSAASEQGCLAINGMSEYKRDKANANSAVVVSVGPKDFGTDDPLAGIEFQRHYEALAYKIGGSNYNAPVQLVGDFLKGIDSNKIGSIKPSYTPGYKFADLTGCLPSYVTDAIKEALPKFDYKIKGFAREDAVMTGIETRTSAPVRIDRNEELQSISLEGLYPAGEGAGYAGGIISAAVDGLKTAESIMKKWKPE
- a CDS encoding cell wall hydrolase yields the protein MKKFAFLSCMLTLLLVLPSLRVNGKNLYSFDSEIKDLYNDKLEAVAVFKQSNSSIYITDNDIYLMSQVVYAESCGEPDIGKLAVASVILNRARDGHFPKSISGVINQKNAFSCVKDGKIIHNGKANVIPDSACYTAVLDALKGKDPTYNAVFFYNPEISTSQWMIGIKKTNVKTIGNHVFFVVK
- a CDS encoding NAD(P)/FAD-dependent oxidoreductase; this translates as MGERYDIAIIGTGPAGLEAAISAKIRNKNIIIFGSKELSPKLVKAAKVNNFLGFYNVSGKDLKNEFAAHVAAMGIGIVNERINNVYAMGDYFALMVNEKIYEAKAIILATGIEYTKALKGEEEFLGKGVGYCATCDAPLYKGKTVVIVGYNKESEEETNYVSELSGKTYYIPMYKGEYDLNSNVEIIKNKPLEIVGEDVVTKVILEKGEITTDGIFMLRDSVSPSQLVPGLEIEEGHIKVDRSMKTNIEGCFAAGDCIGKPYQYIKAAGEGLVAALSAVTYLDKEHKNK
- the trxA gene encoding thioredoxin, which encodes MIKEVNDKNFNEEIGNSDNIVVVDFWAPWCGPCKMLTPVIEELAKEMGTKVKFAKVNVDESPMISSKYKISSIPTVMVFSKEAVKETMVGFRPKADLKKIIENHI
- the cdaA gene encoding diadenylate cyclase CdaA; the protein is MEVFKLMISTIKNISIFSILDILVVAFIFYKSYMLMKETRAIQLLKGMIFIFVLIPISQLLNLTVLNWVLNKTITIGVLTIVIIFQPEIRRALEHIGRTAFADKHVFEDEQIMEKVITEIVNAVEILSKSKTGALIVIEQRTGIAEIIKTGTALDAVISTALLENIFVVNTPLHDGATIIRNDRIIAAGCFLPLTNNDVISKKLGTRHRAAIGITETSDALTIIVSEETGTISIAMNGRLLRNYDKDKLKKILLQIIKRRQTKKITLKERVKAWIKTENKNL